A part of Vulpes vulpes isolate BD-2025 chromosome 15, VulVul3, whole genome shotgun sequence genomic DNA contains:
- the CHAC1 gene encoding glutathione-specific gamma-glutamylcyclotransferase 1, with translation MKQESTAQKTPPASPPPSPPAQHPRDDSDPQALWIFGYGSLVWRPDFAYSDSRVGFVRGYSRRFWQGDTFHRGSDKMPGRVVTLLEDHEGCTWGVAYQVQGEQVSEALKYLNVREAVLGGYDTKEVTFYPQDTPDQPLKALAYVATPQNPGYLGPAPEEAIATQILACRGFSGHNLEYLLRLADFMQLCGPQAQDEHLAAIVDAVGTMLPCFCPTEQALALV, from the exons ATGAAGCAGGAGTCCACAGCCCAGAAAACCCCGCCCGCCTCGCCACCCCCCTCGCCACCCGCGCAGCACCCCCGGGATGACAGCGACCCCCAAGCGCTGTGGATTTTCGGGTACGGCTCCCTAGTGTGGAGGCCAGACTTTGCCTACAGCGACAGCCGTGTGGGCTTCGTGCGCGGCTACAGCCGGCGCTTCTGGCAGGGAGACACCTTCCATCGGGGCAGCGACAAGATG CCTGGCCGTGTGGTGACCCTCCTCGAAGATCATGAG GGCTGCACTTGGGGTGTGGCATACCAGGTTCAAGGTGAGCAGGTGAGCGAGGCCCTGAAGTACCTGAACGTGCGGGAAGCAGTACTTGGCGGCTATGATACCAAGGAAGTCACCTTCTACCCCCAGGATACCCCTGACCAACCACTCAAGGCTTTGGCTTATGTAGCCACTCCACAGAATCCTGGTTATCTGGGCCCTGCCCCTGAGGAGGCCATTGCAACACAGATCCTGGCCTGCCGTGGCTTCTCCGGCCACAACCTCGAGTACTTGCTGCGCCTGGCGGACTTCATGCAGCTCTGTGGGCCCCAGGCACAGGATGAGCACCTGGCAGCCATTGTGGACGCTGTGGGCACCATGCTGCCCTGCTTCTGCCCTACAGAGCAGGCCTTGGCACTGGTCTGA